cccCCAGCTGTCATGTTAGACTCAgttgactttttatttacaattttatatGTTTGCTAAACTTGCCTTTAAATCTGttgaagaaaccaaaaaaatgacttgttttCATTCGGCAAcaataattatgtaattattgaAATTTTAACATGCTGAACATGTGACACATTAGTGagatttaacttattttttcttaaataccaGAATGGTTACaatatcagatttttatgtaGAAACGTACATCTTACGTGTATTTCCTACATAGATTCACAAGCTAGTTATAACTGatgaaatcttttttaattcataatcTCATTTGAAGAGattgtttatatttgtgaaGCTACTAATGTAACtcaaaagttaatgttttttaatgtattttttttttcagtaaggCTGTAAGCAGTTAGAATCTTACCAGAATCTTACCTGCAATGGCTCGTTCTCCTGGCATTTTCATttggaatgaaaataaattagcttgtCCTGTAGGCTAAACTTAACAGCTCTTGTCCAACAGATGACAAAACTTTCACTGAATGTGTGGAAGATTCTGTTACCACGACTCAACTAATCGTAGTATTAGCTACACCATTATTTGCATTAACCAACTGTACAAGCAAatgttgatttgatcaaatttgcTTCATAAAATGTACAAGTTAATAGTACATTTGGttataaatgtcaaactgctTATATATTCTTTAGTGAGTCCTTGCAAGAATACTGTTGAAGACTTACAGAGCTAATAGGTTTATGATGACTGGGTTTAAGGTGAAATTGTtgaacacattttcaatttgaattGATTTCTATTTGTCTCTTTCAAAATATTACCTAgataatttcattttcagataGTGTTTAGTTGTTAGCCCTCTTGTCCACAGTTTAGTGTGGAACTTAGGTGGACAATTTTGAATATCAAGgatgaaaagttttgttttgcgTAGCTACAAAATTAACCTGATACCTTATTATCACACCTAAAGAATTTACATTTGTAAACAATTTTTTCACAGTCCTGGTGCTCTTGCCTCCGCCTGATGGTTTGAGGAAGCTAAGCAGCTGCAGTTTGCTTATGCTTTGGACCAGCTCAGCATCAACATTAGGCGTTATTTACTTTCTGGAACTTTCTGGCTACAACTGGAATGATTTGTTGTGTAACATACTGCACAATTATCACAGCTAGTctcagacacagacacacactttcCCAGCATGAGGCCTCACAGTTCATTCTTAGAACCCTTCTGTGGGCTGTGGATTACCGTAAGAGCCTTTATATAGCCCTGCCAATCCTCATTATGcatgtgtacacacacacacacaccagtttTGTGccagtgtgtgtttgctgcaggTGATGACACCACAACAGCAAGCATGGATTAGTGTGTGTGATATTGCCCATCAGGCAACACGTTTCTCACCTGTTAGCGGATATGAAAGCAGATTCATCGTTACAGTGAGGAGGAGTTGCATATCACATAAAATGGCTGTGTGATGCTGGATCCACAGTGCTTGTAGAGATACCAGACTTTAAGTGACAATGTAATGTTACATAACATTTCACCAATGTAGACCATGTCTGAGAGTCTATATtagaaaaaaagctacaaaactGGTAAGTGGAAAAAATGGGAATTACTAAAGAATGCAACAGTGTTGGTAGAGAAaccttgcaaaaaaataaaaaaaaagatctaacaTTGCTGCTGTCTGCATCGCAACATGAAACATCATGCTTGATTAGGAGTATTGCCATCTGGTCAAAATGTTCAGAGGTATTGGAGTCTAATTAGTTCCCCAAAGATCAGAAGAAGATCAGTGAGCATCAAAATAAAGCCAGATCAAATATTCACATTCCTTTTGATTTTGATCGTTTCTTCTTGTATTGTTTGGTCCATTTCATGCTGAAATGATTGTCATGCTGAACATGTGCTGGTGCAGATTATGGTTTTAGTTTTCACCCTTACCCATCAAAGTTAGTGGAGGGGGCTAACACTATAGCTAACATAGGCTAATATCTGTATAGCTGATCTGAAGTGGTCTTAAGAGTAagatttcacagttttattatttcatgatGCCCAGAAACcatgaaattttaaatgaataccTAAATGAATgtatatgatttaaaaataaaatgacttcaaaTTTAACATGGATGATAGATGACTCCAACCTGTGCTGTCAAAGTAGGCCTGCTGCAACATGCACTTTGACTGCTCCATTCTCTTTGTAAATTCTGAACCACAGTAAGAAGTTTGTGCCTAAATGTTGGAAAGCGATGAAGCAAACAGCGATTACAAAGTCCCAAAACATCCCCGGTGGCAGTCCTTTATGCATTGTTTGAAGCTGTGCTTTGTTATTACAGTATGCATGAGTCTCTGGtggaaaaaataacatgttCTCTGTAGTTTGACAATTCAGTTAGAGCGGTTTTTGCCATTAAGATCCCCAAGAACAATGAGGAAAGAGTTTAGGGGTGGTTTCTCACGTCTGTTATCACCTGAATAAGCTATTTTTCAGGTTCTGATGTGCAGACTTGTAGTGGGATATAAACACAGATCAGAAAAAGCAAGGACATTAATAGATTTGCAGTCCACAAATAATTACCTCAGGTAATGTCATCTGTGACATCTGTACACAAGTTGCATTTAAAAGCAAGTTTTTCCACCTCTATTTTTCAAGACAGCTGAAAGTCCCGCATCTGATTCTGTAGTATGCAGCCTGAGGTGCAGACACTGCACCAAGTTTTGAAAGTCCAAGTTCTTAGAGTTAAGAAAGAAGCAGAACTCATTCTACTTGTCAGGCAGGGAGCAGCCAGGTATATTGAAGGAAAGGGTGTTTGGGAGAACCCTTTTGCTGAAGCTTTACAATGAGGCCATCTGTTTACCTCGTCTGCATCTCCGGTAAATCCCCCTTGAGAGCCACTGAGCTGCTGACCAAGACCTCAGTGAAGCTGAAGTAGATGATGAATGGAGAAATAATGAAGAGAGACGACTGTCTGATGTTTGGCAGTATCTCTATGGTAAAAGCGACCACAGAATGGTGGCAGAGAACAGCATGAACACTCATAAATAATCTAAGGCAGGTGATGttaataatactttatttttgttttgccaaatgTTATGGCGAGGTTTCAGATTATATATAGTAGACAGTttcattcagagaaaaaaaaatcagacaaatgaaAGCAGAAGCTTCtctgaaataatacattttagatAAGCAAGATATTGTTAATGTACTTCTTCTTGTATTGATCTCTAAAAAGGCAAGTTAACACTACACATACTCAGACAGAGAGCAAATCTGCAGATATTGACAGACGTCACCACTAATGGAAGGAGAGGAAGGTTGTTTCACTTATTAGGTCTGAAATACTTGAACACTCTGCACTCAAAGGTATGCCAGAATAAGAATACTCCAAGTTATAAGTGAAGGACAACAGGACTAATAtggcagagaaaagaaaaaaatagctagGCAACAAATGTGAGAAATGGTCTAAGAGAAGTTACATATCTACACTTTATGTTGCTCCTCGACATTTTGTATGTGATCAAGTATTCATTCAGTGATCCAGTCCCTTCACTTTGGCTACTTCTCCATTTGATCTAGAGTCTGATGTGACAACCAGAGGCAAAGCACATGacacagcatttattttttttcctcttcagtgTCATTGTGTTTGCTTCTGTATGAATGTGAGAATCTGGCCACATGCTACCTCTTTGCTCATCAGGTCTTCCTCCAGGCTTAAAACTCTCTTGAATGTCCAGAGAGAAGAACactaattaaagtttaaataaaccACTTTAACCACAGAATAAGTTGTGTAGACATTTGTTCTACACAACGTAGCTGAGGCTAAAAGGCCGAAAATGGGaattttgtatttgtcttttttattatgttttttaagaaaaagaaacacctcATCTTTTTATCCTTGCGGTTGTGTTGCAGACCTAGTGTCGGCCACCAACACCACCAATGTAAACATCCCTCAGATGGCCGACACGCTGTTTGAGCGATCCACCAACGCCAGCTGGGTGGTCGTCTTCAAGGCTCTAGCCACCACTCATCACATATGCGTCCATGGCAACGAGGTTAGTGGGTGACATTTCGAGCACATCTGGAGCTGTGGATGTGGGCTACTTATATCTCATAAGAAGGTGTAACATTACAGTCAGATAATGAGATGAGATGATACAGAACATAAACAGCAGAAGGTGTTAGCgatattttgagaaaacaatggatttaaaaaaattcaaattgtaGTTTGACTATCAGATAATGAATAGCAGGCCAGACTGTTTTAGCACCAATAGGAAGCTTTGAAGCAGATGCTAACTTTAGCAACAGTAGAGGTCAATAACTCACCAGTTGGCATTATCTTCAAAATGCTTACAAATCTGTATCCCACTCACCATTTCTCTTAGCTTGCAAAACTACTTCCCGATAAAGAAATTAACTGTTTCCtttttaacttcaaaataagagtctccAATGTAGATACAACATGGTGTTGAGCTTAAAGCTTCCAGGCCTACACTACTTTCACATTTGATACTTAGAACAACAGGAGAAATCAAACTGTGACAATAATAAAATGGACCTTTATGATACAAATTTCACAAgaaatattgtgacattttatgGATGCTCGATTGTAATGTGACATGTATTTTGCTGCTGTCTATGTCTTTTTCAGAGGTTCATTCAGTATTTGGCTTCCAGGACCTCCTTGTTCAACCTCAGTAATTTCATTGACAAAACTGGTTCTCATGGTAAGACCAATTAGCTTCAAAACCACAAAGCATACATAAACCGTATTCTAAAAAATGCTGAgtactttttcagttttccctTATGAAGATTTTTGTTCAGATTAGCGGAAAGGGGGCATCTGAAATAaggctgaaacatttaaatagaagCGTGCAACTGAGATTGTTATTCATTTGGGATGTCCAAGACATTTTCTCGACAATGCCAATTTGGGTCATTTAAGACGAAACGCTTGCTGATATCAAGGCTCAGGGCCAAAATCCTTCAAAGGTTTGTCCTAATTGGAGTTTCTGCCAAAACAGTCCACAATATTGTTCTACAAGAAGAGGTTAAGCAggtttaaaaagttactttaattttttgatAAGGCATCAAAATCCATatagctgttttttgtttttgtattttctttaagaaGATCTGTCTCCACATATGCAGCTACTATCTTCAGGAATTCTGCAAACATCTTTCCCTGTTGACAATGTTTTCATAAGAATCATTTTATTGGAGGGCACGTCCCATTTGCTTTCcatgtaatttaatttctaaatacatttaataataacTTAGCATTTGCTCTAAGTGTTGTAAAATACTGTAATTAGTATTTCAACTCCCACCCACACAGATAGCTTCGTGAGCACAGTTCACATGACACAGAAGAAGGGAGGCAGCCAAAACATTCTTTTTTCCATTGTGAAATCACAGAAATGGTTGGAAATCATGCAGATTGAGAGAACAACCTCAGATTTGttataataacaaaataataaaataggcCCTTTGTCATAATTTGTGGTAGTGGTGGTGTGGAACTAAAGGCAAAGAGGTGAGGCAGCAACTGAGTTTGATGATTTAATGAATATCTCAAGTGAGTACAAatgtccaggcagcacaggtgagcaaaAGGCTAGGAGCTCAAACACTGATAGCAACCGGAAAACCTTACAAGACAAAATCACGACATATGACAGCTAAGATAAAGATCCGACGGGAACAGAGGCACAGGTGACTATAAACACAAGCGTTAATCAGGGGCCCACTCCTTACCTgttggtggcggtaatgctcaCCTAACCTTTCTAGCCAATCGCCAATAAatttcaagaagaagaaaagcaataaggggaacgagacacagctgggaaTAATGAAAAGCAAGACACACAGAAATCCACATCTTCACAgcttatttgttttgcaaaccATTGACACAAAAATATGCATGGCATGCATCTCCAGAAAAATTACATCTTTCAGTTGTATAAGGATGGTAAGATATCTCAACCGGTAGTTAAACCTGAACTTCATTCAGTGCTAACAGGAAGCTCAAGATATGAAAAAACACAGGGATGCTATATTAAGTATCACATTGATAAGAGAGctagttgtttctgttgtttttcagactgacagattttttttacgATGTATGCAAATCATCAATCtgatcacttaaaaaaaaagtcaaattgaaaacacatttgtgtCATTATAAAATATTACCTCCTTTTAATCAAAATGGTAAAATTTTTTCAAGATTATTTTCTAAGCCTtatgatttttatgtttagattttttaaaacttagaaATAGCTAGATCCTATTTAAGATGGATTCTTTTGGGATGAGGCATGTGTATTTGTTTAGGAGAAAAGTTAATGacggggaattttttttttttttttttttttttacaaagaatcgaaaaacacttttctgttctttctcaTTTGGATATCTGTGTAGGTTATGACATGTCTACATTCATCAGGCGGTATGCACGATACCTGAATGAGAAAGCCTTCGCCTACCGCCAAATGGCTTTTGACTTCACCAGGGTGAAGAAAGGGTATGTTGTAGCAAAACCTCCAACTGGGGGATGTCATCTCCACAACAGATGACATCCCCCAGTTCTGTAATCATTtcagttaaaacaaaactggTACAGCTTAGCATCTAGTACTGAGGTTCTACTTTATTGTCTAGGCTGTTGCTCAACATagagcagccatattggattttgaggtAGGTGCTAGGGATAGACCTCTCTCACTTGGAATTCTGACTTTGGGGTACTTGCTGTGTATTTGCTCAGCTTGGAACTTGGGAATTGAGATTCTAAGTGAGAgttaagtaataaaaacatgtttttttctgttatatgCCTTTACAAAGAAATAGAAAGTTGCACTTATTACTTGTTTGGCACTTCTTTGAGTACAGTGGTACTcagaaagttttttatttactgcagtGGTGCTTATTATTAAAAGATTCCAGCACAACTCTGCTTTATGTGAAATAATGTTTGCTGTATCTTCTCAGTGCCGAGGGAGTGATGAGAACCATGACGACCGAGAAGCTGCTGAAAGGCATGCCTGTTCTGCAGACTCAGATCGACACACTCTTGGAGTTTGAcgtgtgtatttatattttgataGTCAAACCTGCTGtgactttcattttattgatcTGGACTTGCCTCGTTTCAGGTTCATCCGAAGGAGCTGAACAATGGGATCATCAATGCTGCCTTCATGCTTCTCTTCAAAGATCTGGTGAAGCTGTTTGCGTCCTATAACGATGGAATCATCAACCTGTTAGGTCAGTATTGAATGAATAATGAAGACATTGTTTAGCaagaacatttctaaatgaatttgTGACACTCGCCTTTGGTTCCAGAAAAGTTcttcaagatgaaaaaaagtGATTGTAAGGAGGCCTTGGAGATTTATAAGAGGTTCCTGACCAGGGTGACGAAAATTGGGGAGTTCATGAAGTTGGCTGAGGTGAGTTCAAACTATTCTCTACATCGTCACTTTCATACTGACATTAATTTGGGCTTTTGGATCTTATTATGTCTTTGCTTTCACAGACAGTCGGAGTGGACAAAAATGACATTCCTGACATCAACTATGTGagttattgtttataaaaagtcATGCTTTTTGGGTAATTTATTGCTTTACTGCTTGGAAGGATGATGATCAAGAACCTTATGCACATGAACGCCCTCATTCCTGATTTACAccctcacacaaacacaaccagaCGCCTGTGCCTCACCCCAATATCTCCCCACTCAGTGTCTCCACCCAGGGGTGGTGGTGGATCTAGCTGATTCAGATGACGAAGACTGCCCCTTTACACCCCTTGAGGACCCGGTAACCACAGAAACAAAAGGGTGCCCTGGCTGAGTGCCTGTTTAACTACAGGATGAAGTGTCAGCATGTCGATCCTAATTTGATTTGACTTCACAAATGTTTAACACGTTCATATAAATGCATGTATTGCCGTGAGACTCTGCGGGAACGCTGCcgctttctttgtgtttcataCACTAGTGGATACTCTTCAGTATTTAGGTTATAAAGGGGCGCCCATCAGTAACTCcagttttgatttcttttgtcAGGCTCCCAGCAGTATCCTGGAGTCTCTGGAAACACACATGAACGGTCTGGAGGACGTCAAAGGTGGAAAGAAAGGGTAAGGCATTGCTAAACAAACACCTTGATCGCAAGAACTTATCGAGCGCAAAATCCAAAGATATTGGGGTTCATGTCTTTGAAACTTCCCcctactttttgtttcttagcCATAACTGGACTCCCTTTTTTTCAAATACTGACTAAAGCAGATAAACATTGAAAACCCAGAAGGAACAGTGAGATTTGGATATAATTTAGCAGTAAGACCAGTGATTGGGAATGTTAGTTGATTGAAGATGGAAGAAGCTTGAATTTACACCAGTGTAATAAAAGGAccatttattttgcttcttttaacttctgttcttttttgttctcttttgtgTTGATTTGGGAACATCAGTGAAGGGTGAGCACATGTTGTTTTGTCTGAAGCTTAACAGTACATGTATTTACTGTTTTCAACCCACCAAAGAGGTATATGTTCACATGTGAATTATGTTGCTGTACAATGTCTTATTAGTCTATGCTGCAccttaagcttttttttaacttctttaacCAGGAAACCCCAAGTgttaacaaagacaaaaatcagTAATATACAGAAAAAGCATAAGCTGTGTTCTATcaagtcttttttgtttgtttttagtgtttgaAAAGCTTTTTAGAAAATTCTCTGACATTAgatagattgttttgttttacttttaagtttttaattttaacaggtAAATTCCCACAACTTActtcacatgtggaaatgtgtgtcCTGGTGCTGTGACTATATGTGCGATCTTTGAGGAAAGatcacatatttttaaataagacatgTGTCTTGAGGAAGACACATGTTTAAATAAGTTGTATAATTTGTAATCCACCTGTACTTCCATATGAAATGTGACTCAATGTGTGAAGAGCATGTTTTTCCAAAGTGAATTTGGCTAAAAGGGAAACATAAATAACACTTTGACCATGTTTGTTAACGTTGCATTCAAGACGCAGCTCTTCACTTTGGAAATAAACTCTTCATAGGATCACATTTTGGGTATTATTATTGAtgtccctctctctgtctgttttaagtagaacttttttgtttgaacaaaCTTCTCACAATTGCTCTTTCTGTCTCACTTCCAGGTCTCCAACAAAGGTGAGAAATTCATTTAAATCCATccttcatattttttgttttgctctttcaaTCAGATGCACCAACttgaaggtttttttccccGTACATATTATTCAGGGGTCTCCAACAAACAACGTGTCTCCAACATCGACTCCAGCCAAATCTTCAAATGCAGTTCCCACGCTGCAGCCGCCTCCTGGGGACggagccgccgccgccgctgctccTGAGCCAGCTGAAGAGTAAGTTCACGGCTATTCTCATTTGCTCTCCTgtagttaaattttatttgacatcAGCTGATGTTATTCCTAATTATGATTAGGACAGACAACCTAGACGGCTTACTGCAGTTATTAAAAAGGTAATGAACAAAATGGCATGCCTCATAGTTGAATGATTTTATGGATGCTCCAGGAGAAGGGCAGCTGACATCATTGTCAATCTGATTTTTAGAAGGACAGAATGGTTGTTCTAGGAGATGTGGTGCCTGAAATCATGTTGTCCTTTGTCAGCCATGGTTACCATCATCACTGTGCATTAAAA
The Gambusia affinis linkage group LG22, SWU_Gaff_1.0, whole genome shotgun sequence DNA segment above includes these coding regions:
- the snap91b gene encoding clathrin coat assembly protein AP180 isoform X10, translated to MSGQTLTDRIAAAQYQLTGSDMARAVCKATTHEVMAPKKKHLEYLVSATNTTNVNIPQMADTLFERSTNASWVVVFKALATTHHICVHGNERFIQYLASRTSLFNLSNFIDKTGSHGYDMSTFIRRYARYLNEKAFAYRQMAFDFTRVKKGAEGVMRTMTTEKLLKGMPVLQTQIDTLLEFDVHPKELNNGIINAAFMLLFKDLVKLFASYNDGIINLLEKFFKMKKSDCKEALEIYKRFLTRVTKIGEFMKLAETVGVDKNDIPDINYAPSSILESLETHMNGLEDVKGGKKGEGSPTKGSPTNNVSPTSTPAKSSNAVPTLQPPPGDGAAAAAAPEPAEDSLLDLDPLSSTGPSAPSAAPTSWGDLLGSDDFATGAPSSEAPAAAAEGGAAASSTPATNSGAEPTGGDAPAAAAPAATAAAAPGSELMSVFDGLGDIMKPTVTPQAGDVDTSMANMANNLTLGTAAAPQVAPPCWGAPMAPVGGAPMMPRPGFPATGVTPGAPMSPGMAQSPRKPPPPRNALDDLNIKDFM
- the snap91b gene encoding clathrin coat assembly protein AP180 isoform X3; translation: MSGQTLTDRIAAAQYQLTGSDMARAVCKATTHEVMAPKKKHLEYLVSATNTTNVNIPQMADTLFERSTNASWVVVFKALATTHHICVHGNERFIQYLASRTSLFNLSNFIDKTGSHGYDMSTFIRRYARYLNEKAFAYRQMAFDFTRVKKGAEGVMRTMTTEKLLKGMPVLQTQIDTLLEFDVHPKELNNGIINAAFMLLFKDLVKLFASYNDGIINLLEKFFKMKKSDCKEALEIYKRFLTRVTKIGEFMKLAETVGVDKNDIPDINYAPSSILESLETHMNGLEDVKGGKKGEGSPTKGSPTNNVSPTSTPAKSSNAVPTLQPPPGDGAAAAAAPEPAEDSLLDLDPLSSTGPSAPSAAPTSWGDLLGSEMGDSLLSESPLAAEAAPSPAAAAPTPAAAEPGVSLAPPTSTAAATSPGAANMDLLGDDFATGAPSSEAPAAAAEGGAAASSTPATNSGAEPTGGDAPAAAAPAATAAAAPGSELMSGDIMKPTVTPQAGDVDTSMANMANNLTLGTAAAPQVAPPCWGAPMAPVGGAPMMPRPGFPATGVTPGAPMSPGMAQSPRKPPPPRNALDDLNIKDFM
- the snap91b gene encoding clathrin coat assembly protein AP180 isoform X6; this encodes MSGQTLTDRIAAAQYQLTGSDMARAVCKATTHEVMAPKKKHLEYLVSATNTTNVNIPQMADTLFERSTNASWVVVFKALATTHHICVHGNERFIQYLASRTSLFNLSNFIDKTGSHGYDMSTFIRRYARYLNEKAFAYRQMAFDFTRVKKGAEGVMRTMTTEKLLKGMPVLQTQIDTLLEFDVHPKELNNGIINAAFMLLFKDLVKLFASYNDGIINLLEKFFKMKKSDCKEALEIYKRFLTRVTKIGEFMKLAETVGVDKNDIPDINYAPSSILESLETHMNGLEDVKGGKKGEGSPTKGSPTNNVSPTSTPAKSSNAVPTLQPPPGDGAAAAAAPEPAEDSLLDLDPLSSTGPSAPSAAPTSWGDLLGSEMGDSLLSESPLAAEAAPSPAAAAPTPAAAEPGVSLAPPTSTAAATSPGAANMDLLGDDFATGAPSSEAPAAAAEGGAAASSTPATNSGAEPTGGDAPAAAAPAATAAAAPGSELMSDLTLGTAAAPQVAPPCWGAPMAPVGGAPMMPRPGFPATGVTPGAPMSPGMAQSPRKPPPPRNALDDLNIKDFM
- the snap91b gene encoding clathrin coat assembly protein AP180 isoform X4, producing the protein MSGQTLTDRIAAAQYQLTGSDMARAVCKATTHEVMAPKKKHLEYLVSATNTTNVNIPQMADTLFERSTNASWVVVFKALATTHHICVHGNERFIQYLASRTSLFNLSNFIDKTGSHGYDMSTFIRRYARYLNEKAFAYRQMAFDFTRVKKGAEGVMRTMTTEKLLKGMPVLQTQIDTLLEFDVHPKELNNGIINAAFMLLFKDLVKLFASYNDGIINLLEKFFKMKKSDCKEALEIYKRFLTRVTKIGEFMKLAETVGVDKNDIPDINYAPSSILESLETHMNGLEDVKGGKKGEGSPTKGSPTNNVSPTSTPAKSSNAVPTLQPPPGDGAAAAAAPEPAEDSLLDLDPLSSTGPSAPSAAPTSWGDLLGSEMGDSLLSESPLAAEAAPSPAAAAPTPAAAEPGVSLAPPTSTAAATSPGAANMDLLGDDFATGAPSSEAPAAAAEGGAAASSTPATNSGAEPTGGDAPAAAAPAATAAAAPGSELMSVFDGLGDIMKPTVTPQAGDVDTSMANMANNLTLGTAAAPQAPVGGAPMMPRPGFPATGVTPGAPMSPGMAQSPRKPPPPRNALDDLNIKDFM
- the snap91b gene encoding clathrin coat assembly protein AP180 isoform X7, yielding MSGQTLTDRIAAAQYQLTGSDMARAVCKATTHEVMAPKKKHLEYLVSATNTTNVNIPQMADTLFERSTNASWVVVFKALATTHHICVHGNERFIQYLASRTSLFNLSNFIDKTGSHGYDMSTFIRRYARYLNEKAFAYRQMAFDFTRVKKGAEGVMRTMTTEKLLKGMPVLQTQIDTLLEFDVHPKELNNGIINAAFMLLFKDLVKLFASYNDGIINLLEKFFKMKKSDCKEALEIYKRFLTRVTKIGEFMKLAETVGVDKNDIPDINYAPSSILESLETHMNGLEDVKGGKKGEGSPTKGSPTNNVSPTSTPAKSSNAVPTLQPPPGDGAAAAAAPEPAEDSLLDLDPLSSTGPSAPSAAPTSWGDLLGSEMGDSLLSESPLAAEAAPSPAAAAPTPAAAEPGVSLAPPTSTAAATSPGAANMDLLGDDFATGAPSSEAPAAAAEGGAAASSTPATNSGAEPTGGDAPAAAAPAATAAAAPGSELMSAAPQVAPPCWGAPMAPVGGAPMMPRPGFPATGVTPGAPMSPGMAQSPRKPPPPRNALDDLNIKDFM
- the snap91b gene encoding clathrin coat assembly protein AP180 isoform X2, producing the protein MSGQTLTDRIAAAQYQLTGSDMARAVCKATTHEVMAPKKKHLEYLVSATNTTNVNIPQMADTLFERSTNASWVVVFKALATTHHICVHGNERFIQYLASRTSLFNLSNFIDKTGSHGYDMSTFIRRYARYLNEKAFAYRQMAFDFTRVKKGAEGVMRTMTTEKLLKGMPVLQTQIDTLLEFDVHPKELNNGIINAAFMLLFKDLVKLFASYNDGIINLLEKFFKMKKSDCKEALEIYKRFLTRVTKIGEFMKLAETVGVDKNDIPDINYAPSSILESLETHMNGLEDVKGGKKGSPTKGSPTNNVSPTSTPAKSSNAVPTLQPPPGDGAAAAAAPEPAEDSLLDLDPLSSTGPSAPSAAPTSWGDLLGSEMGDSLLSESPLAAEAAPSPAAAAPTPAAAEPGVSLAPPTSTAAATSPGAANMDLLGDDFATGAPSSEAPAAAAEGGAAASSTPATNSGAEPTGGDAPAAAAPAATAAAAPGSELMSVFDGLGDIMKPTVTPQAGDVDTSMANMANNLTLGTAAAPQVAPPCWGAPMAPVGGAPMMPRPGFPATGVTPGAPMSPGMAQSPRKPPPPRNALDDLNIKDFM
- the snap91b gene encoding clathrin coat assembly protein AP180 isoform X1, with the translated sequence MSGQTLTDRIAAAQYQLTGSDMARAVCKATTHEVMAPKKKHLEYLVSATNTTNVNIPQMADTLFERSTNASWVVVFKALATTHHICVHGNERFIQYLASRTSLFNLSNFIDKTGSHGYDMSTFIRRYARYLNEKAFAYRQMAFDFTRVKKGAEGVMRTMTTEKLLKGMPVLQTQIDTLLEFDVHPKELNNGIINAAFMLLFKDLVKLFASYNDGIINLLEKFFKMKKSDCKEALEIYKRFLTRVTKIGEFMKLAETVGVDKNDIPDINYAPSSILESLETHMNGLEDVKGGKKGEGSPTKGSPTNNVSPTSTPAKSSNAVPTLQPPPGDGAAAAAAPEPAEDSLLDLDPLSSTGPSAPSAAPTSWGDLLGSEMGDSLLSESPLAAEAAPSPAAAAPTPAAAEPGVSLAPPTSTAAATSPGAANMDLLGDDFATGAPSSEAPAAAAEGGAAASSTPATNSGAEPTGGDAPAAAAPAATAAAAPGSELMSVFDGLGDIMKPTVTPQAGDVDTSMANMANNLTLGTAAAPQVAPPCWGAPMAPVGGAPMMPRPGFPATGVTPGAPMSPGMAQSPRKPPPPRNALDDLNIKDFM
- the snap91b gene encoding clathrin coat assembly protein AP180 isoform X8; translation: MSGQTLTDRIAAAQYQLTGSDMARAVCKATTHEVMAPKKKHLEYLVSATNTTNVNIPQMADTLFERSTNASWVVVFKALATTHHICVHGNERFIQYLASRTSLFNLSNFIDKTGSHGYDMSTFIRRYARYLNEKAFAYRQMAFDFTRVKKGAEGVMRTMTTEKLLKGMPVLQTQIDTLLEFDVHPKELNNGIINAAFMLLFKDLVKLFASYNDGIINLLEKFFKMKKSDCKEALEIYKRFLTRVTKIGEFMKLAETVGVDKNDIPDINYAPSSILESLETHMNGLEDVKGGKKGEGSPTKGSPTNNVSPTSTPAKSSNAVPTLQPPPGDGAAAAAAPEPAEDSLLDLDPLSSTGPSAPSAAPTSWGDLLGSEMGDSLLSESPLAAEAAPSPAAAAPTPAAAEPGVSLAPPTSTAAATSPGAANMDLLGDDFATGAPSSEAPAAAAEGGAAASSTPATNSGAEPTGGDAPAAAAPAATAAAAPGSELMSDLTLGTAAAPQAPVGGAPMMPRPGFPATGVTPGAPMSPGMAQSPRKPPPPRNALDDLNIKDFM
- the snap91b gene encoding clathrin coat assembly protein AP180 isoform X5, whose amino-acid sequence is MSGQTLTDRIAAAQYQLTGSDMARAVCKATTHEVMAPKKKHLEYLVSATNTTNVNIPQMADTLFERSTNASWVVVFKALATTHHICVHGNERFIQYLASRTSLFNLSNFIDKTGSHGYDMSTFIRRYARYLNEKAFAYRQMAFDFTRVKKGAEGVMRTMTTEKLLKGMPVLQTQIDTLLEFDVHPKELNNGIINAAFMLLFKDLVKLFASYNDGIINLLEKFFKMKKSDCKEALEIYKRFLTRVTKIGEFMKLAETVGVDKNDIPDINYAPSSILESLETHMNGLEDVKGGKKGEGSPTKGSPTNNVSPTSTPAKSSNAVPTLQPPPGDGAAAAAAPEPAEDSLLDLDPLSSTGPSAPSAAPTSWGDLLGSEMGDSLLSESPLAAEAAPSPAAAAPTPAAAEPGVSLAPPTSTAAATSPGAANMDLLGDDFATGAPSSEAPAAAAEGGAAASSTPATNSGAEPTGGDAPAAAAPAATAAAAPGSELMSGDIMKPTVTPQAGDVDTSMANMANNLTLGTAAAPQAPVGGAPMMPRPGFPATGVTPGAPMSPGMAQSPRKPPPPRNALDDLNIKDFM